From the Prunus dulcis unplaced genomic scaffold, ALMONDv2, whole genome shotgun sequence genome, the window GATTTTTACTTTGTTGTCCATTCACTTCATCATGCTGTTTATCAGGAGATCCCCTTTCACCGTCAATCAGCCTACTATGCTGTTCGTGTAGACTCAGTTCTTGACTTTGCTGCCCATGTAATCTCTGTTCAGTCATTTCAACTTGTTCTTCAGCCactttatatttctcttttgcaTTATTCTGCTTTCCAACAATCATTACAACTTCTTGCATTTCAGTTTGACTTTGGTGTCCAATCAGTTCATCTTGCCCTTGATTCGGTTCAAGACAATTCTGCCCATGTTGTCTCTGTTCAATCAGTTCAACTTGTTCTTCAGTTGCTTTATATTTCTCTTCTGAATTGTGCTGCTTTTCAACAATCACAGCAACTTCTTGCATtcgtttttcagttttttgcCCATTCACTTCGTCTTGCTGTTCCTCAGGAGGTCCACTGTGATCGTCAATCACCTTAGTCACTTTATAATTCTGTTTTGCCACAGCCATTGCAACTTCTCTATTcgcttcatcttgttgttcattTTGTTGCTCTGAGCATCCATTTTGATCAACTATCACCTCTGGCTCCTGACTTTGCTGCCTCCGTTCTCTATATTCAGTTACTTCAACTTGTTCTTCTGCCAGTTTTTTATGCTCAATTCcatttcttgttcttcttccccTACCCAGCCCACTAGTCTTTTTTTTCTGCACTCGCTCCCTTCGAGAAACATAATCATTATCTTCAGCCCGAAGCATATAACAATTATTTGAAGCACTCAGAATTTCTCCGCTCTCGCTAAGTTTCTTCAAGTGATGACTCAAGAAACTTTCATGAGCCAATGGCAAACAGTCAAACTGCTCTCTAATAAATTTTGATATTGCTTCTCGAGTCGACCCCCCTTCCTCATTCAACTCAGCAATTGCCCTCTGTATCATCTGCCCAAATATAAAAGTCTTACTGAAGAAGCATTAGTAAGGCAAAAGAGTGTGGTACCACAGCATAGGTGGGATGATCAGGTGAGCGAAACACAGGGTAGAATACAGAAAGGCCTTGTTTGACACCATTCATGTGATCCGGTGTGAGGGTCTTCGAGGGGTCTAAGCT encodes:
- the LOC117613613 gene encoding histone H1B-like; translated protein: MKKLTSLDPSKTLTPDHMNGVKQGLSVFYPVFRSPDHPTYAVMIQRAIAELNEEGGSTREAISKFIREQFDCLPLAHESFLSHHLKKLSESGEILSASNNCYMLRAEDNDYVSRRERVQKKKTSGLGRGRRTRNGIEHKKLAEEQVEVTEYRERRQQSQEPEVIVDQNGCSEQQNEQQDEANREVAMAVAKQNYKVTKVIDDHSGPPEEQQDEVNGQKTEKRMQEVAVIVEKQHNSEEKYKATEEQVELIEQRQHGQNCLEPNQGQDELIGHQSQTEMQEVVMIVGKQNNAKEKYKVAEEQVEMTEQRLHGQQSQELSLHEQHSRLIDGERGSPDKQHDE